In a genomic window of Flavobacterium sp. KACC 22761:
- a CDS encoding adenine phosphoribosyltransferase, producing MDMENYIRDIQDFPKEGILFKDITPLLNNPEARTNCLKILVDSLKGQKIDKVVGAESRGFFFGILLAQELNAGFVPVRKAKKLPFETISASYELEYGFDSLEMHIDAIKKGDRVLIHDDVLATGGTAKAVCELVEKLGGEIVQCNFLMELSFLNGREKIKDHPIFAALTY from the coding sequence ATAGACATGGAAAATTACATACGTGATATTCAGGACTTTCCTAAAGAAGGAATTTTATTTAAAGATATCACGCCTTTATTAAATAACCCCGAAGCGCGAACAAATTGCCTTAAAATTTTAGTTGATTCTCTAAAAGGACAAAAAATTGACAAGGTAGTTGGCGCAGAAAGCCGAGGTTTTTTCTTCGGCATTTTATTGGCACAGGAATTAAATGCAGGTTTTGTTCCAGTGAGAAAAGCAAAAAAGCTTCCATTTGAAACGATTTCAGCATCGTATGAACTAGAATATGGTTTTGATAGTTTGGAAATGCATATAGATGCTATAAAAAAAGGTGATCGCGTATTGATTCACGATGATGTTTTGGCAACGGGAGGAACTGCAAAAGCAGTTTGTGAATTGGTAGAAAAATTAGGGGGCGAAATTGTACAATGCAATTTCCTGATGGAATTGTCTTTTTTGAATGGAAGAGAAAAAATTAAAGATCACCCAATTTTTGCAGCGCTGACTTATTGA
- a CDS encoding S8 family serine peptidase — protein MDPRLKIILYGNPDEELSLLMRLEKEKDYPNHCTIISEFGTIVSIRTKRRFLKAIYDSKKVFSLKAPTVIPADETVEEIPETQILDKKNDILPATVSNAVFGIIDFGFDFTHPDFIENGKTRFEKIWIQSGRYDGNRYGYGRIITEAQINEALLDEFPFKKLGYHPGKTDLFGNGTHGTHVLGIACGNGSVAPKSFAPNVKIIAVDMGINYVNGSNLSLGDSVKGCDGLHFIKEAATDRALVVNMSLGGHGDAHMGVTLLEQVIDHIVTNRKGTAIVQSTGNYHQGNTHTYGDIKTGQKIKIPWMFKKNDRTPNEMEIWYHGDDVLSVIIYDDDQKVLLSSTPFKDELIVKEGDEVGICLHRCKEPNTNKNQINILVNGKLNSKFWTVELVGNKVSNGRYHCYIERDDGGQSIFLPAVANKTHTTNSICNSKYSIVVGAYNQNDETKPILSFSSSGPTADGRMKPELVAPGYKIKSSCSSSSRENRASNKLTSKSGSSMAAPYVASLVLKILDKEPQLDIRTIRKRLFDACDPAFFKDSKFEIFRSGHGYINPNKIL, from the coding sequence ATGGATCCGAGACTTAAAATCATATTGTATGGCAATCCAGACGAAGAATTGTCACTGTTAATGCGATTAGAAAAGGAAAAAGATTATCCAAATCATTGCACCATTATTTCAGAATTTGGAACTATCGTAAGCATTCGAACCAAACGCCGTTTTTTGAAGGCTATCTACGATAGTAAAAAAGTATTTAGTTTGAAAGCGCCAACTGTTATTCCAGCAGATGAAACAGTTGAAGAAATTCCTGAAACTCAGATTTTGGATAAAAAGAACGATATTTTGCCTGCTACTGTTTCAAATGCTGTATTTGGAATTATTGATTTTGGTTTTGATTTTACACATCCTGATTTTATTGAAAATGGCAAGACACGCTTCGAGAAAATTTGGATTCAGTCGGGTCGATACGACGGAAACAGATACGGTTACGGCCGGATTATCACTGAAGCTCAGATCAATGAAGCGCTTCTGGATGAGTTTCCTTTCAAAAAATTGGGCTATCATCCCGGTAAAACAGATTTATTTGGAAACGGCACACATGGTACGCATGTACTTGGAATTGCTTGTGGAAATGGTTCGGTTGCGCCAAAAAGTTTTGCTCCAAATGTCAAAATTATTGCCGTTGATATGGGAATAAATTACGTCAACGGATCGAATTTGTCATTAGGAGACTCTGTAAAAGGATGTGACGGACTTCATTTTATAAAAGAAGCCGCAACTGATCGAGCGCTTGTCGTCAATATGAGCCTTGGCGGTCATGGCGACGCACACATGGGCGTTACCTTGCTGGAGCAGGTTATCGATCATATTGTGACAAACAGAAAAGGAACTGCGATTGTCCAAAGCACAGGAAATTATCATCAAGGCAATACGCATACGTATGGAGACATTAAAACCGGCCAGAAAATTAAAATTCCGTGGATGTTCAAAAAAAATGACCGCACGCCAAACGAAATGGAAATTTGGTATCATGGTGATGATGTTTTGAGTGTCATAATTTATGATGATGATCAAAAGGTATTGCTTTCTTCGACACCTTTTAAAGATGAGCTTATTGTAAAAGAAGGTGATGAAGTAGGAATTTGTCTTCACAGATGCAAGGAGCCAAATACCAACAAAAACCAGATCAATATTTTGGTTAACGGCAAATTAAATTCGAAGTTTTGGACCGTTGAATTGGTTGGAAATAAAGTAAGCAATGGACGATATCATTGTTATATAGAAAGAGATGATGGCGGACAGTCTATTTTTTTGCCTGCGGTTGCAAACAAAACACATACTACTAATTCGATTTGCAATTCAAAATACAGCATTGTCGTTGGCGCTTATAACCAGAATGATGAAACAAAACCTATTTTATCTTTCAGCAGCTCTGGCCCAACCGCCGATGGAAGAATGAAACCTGAACTGGTGGCTCCAGGTTATAAGATAAAATCATCTTGCTCTTCTTCTAGCCGAGAGAATCGTGCATCAAACAAGCTTACATCTAAAAGTGGCAGCAGTATGGCGGCGCCTTATGTAGCATCACTTGTACTGAAAATTTTGGATAAAGAACCTCAACTGGATATTAGAACAATTCGAAAAAGACTTTTTGATGCTTGTGATCCGGCGTTTTTCAAAGACAGCAAGTTTGAAATTTTTAGATCGGGCCACGGTTACATCAATCCAAATAAAATACTATAA
- a CDS encoding bestrophin family protein, whose translation MIAYNTKEWFTFIFHFHKSDTIRQLFPVMIGIGIYAAIVGYVEVIYFGIDENHYLKNIPVMHGILGFVISLLLVFRTNTAYDRWWEARKLWGGLVNNSRNFAIKLSAILKDENDRKFFRKFIPGYASILYKHLNNSETAKQLFEDVDSELDHHKHKPNQVKQMMYNKINTLYESKKITGDQLIILNAELVAFTDICGACERIKNTPIPYSYSAFIKKFIFFYIMTLPFGYSLSLGYYVVPVVVFIFYVLASLELIAEEIEDPFGDDENDLPIKKISENIKKHVEELI comes from the coding sequence ATGATCGCGTACAATACAAAAGAATGGTTCACATTTATCTTTCATTTTCATAAATCAGACACTATCAGGCAATTATTCCCTGTAATGATTGGCATTGGCATTTATGCCGCAATTGTGGGTTATGTCGAAGTAATTTATTTTGGAATTGATGAAAACCATTATCTTAAAAATATTCCTGTAATGCACGGAATATTAGGATTCGTGATTTCACTTTTATTGGTTTTTAGAACAAATACTGCATACGACCGTTGGTGGGAAGCCCGAAAATTATGGGGCGGTTTAGTCAACAACAGCCGCAACTTTGCGATAAAACTTTCGGCTATTTTAAAAGATGAAAATGACCGAAAGTTTTTCAGAAAGTTTATTCCTGGCTATGCTTCCATCTTATACAAACATTTGAACAACTCTGAAACTGCCAAACAGCTTTTTGAAGACGTTGATTCAGAACTGGATCATCATAAACACAAGCCGAATCAAGTAAAGCAAATGATGTACAACAAGATCAACACTTTGTATGAATCAAAAAAAATCACCGGAGACCAACTTATCATTCTAAATGCCGAATTAGTTGCTTTTACAGACATCTGTGGTGCTTGCGAACGCATAAAAAACACTCCTATCCCCTACTCTTACAGCGCTTTTATAAAGAAATTTATTTTCTTTTATATTATGACATTGCCTTTTGGATATTCTTTGAGCTTAGGATATTATGTAGTTCCTGTAGTCGTTTTTATTTTTTATGTTTTGGCCAGTTTAGAATTAATTGCCGAAGAAATTGAAGATCCTTTTGGTGATGATGAAAATGATTTGCCAATCAAAAAAATATCGGAGAACATCAAAAAACATGTTGAAGAACTGATTTAA
- a CDS encoding peptidoglycan-binding domain-containing protein, which produces MENIVSNTTANQNIANMSGILRSSVGLNATNNASDVILIQNYLKALGYPLQSNGYIANSQTDSTVISIFNFQANNNLPITGNVNPDDACFNTLKQLNRGNASITESEDESLHQPFLTNSFLFRRNAGNANTLNVIFEGDSWLDYPVPTILDLYDTITDRNQRLNLNCLHLAKFGETTSQMYADRTHFVQYVSGYRIDRIYFSGGGNDVFPQLGRIVNAGVTSFDPSFFTDQAKLTELRSLSGDDLYQKCIVHKRFLNTNTFDRALFNSVNLSSIFSTIMRNYLGFGNIVNTYATPNTIFYMHTYDYPLFKLGVRPSIVGVDLPLGPWIKPVFDRLGIADEILRSYIIIRLLDKFYALLCQIKNHFNYYGYRFQSRIIDYRGLLNSSEYWRDEIHPNSAGARRLATRVTF; this is translated from the coding sequence ATGGAAAATATAGTTTCAAATACTACAGCAAATCAAAATATTGCAAACATGTCAGGGATATTAAGAAGTAGTGTTGGGTTAAATGCGACCAATAATGCTTCAGATGTTATCTTGATTCAAAACTATTTAAAAGCGCTTGGATATCCCCTGCAAAGTAATGGCTATATTGCAAATAGTCAAACGGATAGCACTGTTATTTCGATTTTTAATTTTCAAGCTAATAATAATCTTCCAATTACAGGAAATGTCAATCCTGACGATGCTTGTTTCAATACTTTGAAACAGTTGAATAGGGGGAATGCTTCGATAACCGAATCAGAAGATGAATCGCTACATCAGCCTTTTTTGACTAATTCTTTTCTTTTTAGAAGAAATGCTGGAAATGCAAATACGTTGAACGTCATTTTCGAAGGAGATTCTTGGCTTGATTATCCAGTTCCGACTATTTTGGATTTGTACGATACCATTACAGACCGAAATCAAAGATTGAATTTGAATTGTCTGCATTTGGCCAAGTTTGGAGAAACAACTTCGCAAATGTATGCCGACAGAACTCATTTTGTACAATATGTAAGCGGTTATCGCATTGACCGAATTTATTTCAGTGGAGGCGGAAATGATGTTTTTCCGCAATTGGGCAGAATAGTAAATGCTGGCGTAACTTCTTTCGATCCGAGTTTTTTTACAGATCAAGCAAAGCTGACAGAACTCAGAAGTTTATCTGGAGACGATTTGTATCAAAAATGTATTGTACATAAGCGATTTCTAAACACAAATACTTTTGATCGCGCGCTGTTTAATTCGGTTAATTTAAGTTCAATTTTCAGTACAATTATGCGAAATTATCTAGGTTTTGGAAATATTGTAAATACTTACGCAACGCCAAATACTATTTTTTATATGCATACTTACGATTATCCGTTATTTAAACTTGGTGTGAGACCATCCATTGTGGGCGTCGATTTGCCACTTGGACCTTGGATAAAACCCGTTTTTGATCGTTTAGGTATTGCCGATGAAATTTTAAGATCGTATATTATTATTCGCTTATTAGATAAATTTTATGCTCTTTTGTGCCAAATCAAGAATCATTTCAATTATTACGGTTATCGTTTTCAAAGCAGAATTATTGATTACCGCGGGCTTTTAAATTCTTCAGAATATTGGCGAGATGAAATTCATCCAAACTCGGCAGGAGCGAGGAGATTGGCGACACGCGTCACATTTTAA
- the pheT gene encoding phenylalanine--tRNA ligase subunit beta, with the protein MKISYNWLKQFIKTDWTSEQTSELLTDLGLEVEVVEKYQSIKGGLAGVVVGHILTCEKHPDADRLKVTSVNIGQEAPVQIVCGASNVAAGQKVPVATIGTVLYDKDGAEFTIKKGKIRGQESHGMICAEDELGLGTGHDGIMVLDDALVPGTPAAEVFKIVNDEVFEIGLTPNRADAMSHFGTARDLRAGMLQRGVNVELITPSVSNFRVDMRTLKIDVNVEDSHLAPRYCGVTISGITVQESPAWLQDRLKAIGLTPKNNIVDVTNYVLHELGQPLHAFDAAKINGKVIVKTLPEGTKFVTLDDVERTLHKEDLMICDEKGPLCIAGVFGGKKSGVTDGTTTIFLESAYFDAVSIRKTAKRHQLNTDASFRFERGIDPTITEYALKRAALLIQEVAGGKITSDVVEVYPKKVEDFSVLLNFSHVYKIIGQEISKDTIKKILVSLDIKVNSVSDSGLGLTIPAYRVDVQREIDVIEEILRVYGYNNINFSKKFNATVANSPRTEDYKVQNVIASQLNSQGFHEMMANSLTTAAYAKLSTSLKEEHNVTMLNPLSSDLSTMRQSLLFSGLEAISYNINRKNADLKLFEFGKTYHKYLTGYEEHKHLTLLISGNRNKESWTNSQKTTDFFLLKGYVKAILARLGIDKISNAPVQSDIFSEGTAICYNNDTLVEMGVVKKSILKHFGIKQDVYYADFNWDLVLKIITGKIKYTEIPKYPEVRRDLALLIDQSTTYESIFNLAKQTEKSLLKDINLFDVYEGNKLPEGKKSYALSFTIQDNTKTLTDAQIDKIMLKLQQTFETELGATLR; encoded by the coding sequence ATGAAAATATCTTACAACTGGCTAAAACAATTTATTAAAACTGACTGGACTTCAGAACAAACATCAGAACTACTTACTGATTTAGGTTTGGAAGTAGAAGTTGTAGAAAAATACCAATCAATAAAAGGAGGTTTAGCAGGAGTTGTAGTAGGTCACATACTTACTTGCGAAAAACATCCAGATGCAGACCGATTGAAAGTAACATCTGTAAATATTGGCCAAGAAGCGCCTGTACAAATTGTTTGCGGTGCATCAAATGTGGCTGCAGGGCAAAAAGTGCCAGTTGCAACTATTGGAACTGTTTTATACGATAAAGATGGTGCTGAGTTTACCATCAAAAAAGGAAAAATTCGCGGTCAAGAAAGCCACGGAATGATTTGTGCCGAAGACGAATTAGGATTAGGAACAGGTCATGACGGAATTATGGTTCTTGATGATGCGTTAGTTCCTGGAACTCCTGCAGCAGAAGTTTTTAAAATTGTAAATGACGAAGTTTTTGAAATTGGCTTGACTCCAAACCGTGCTGACGCGATGAGCCATTTTGGTACAGCGCGTGATTTGAGAGCGGGAATGCTACAACGCGGCGTAAACGTTGAATTGATTACGCCATCTGTAAGCAATTTTAGAGTGGACATGCGTACGCTAAAAATCGACGTTAATGTCGAAGATTCTCATTTAGCACCAAGATATTGTGGAGTAACCATTTCTGGAATTACGGTTCAAGAATCTCCAGCTTGGCTTCAAGATCGCTTAAAAGCTATTGGACTGACTCCAAAAAACAATATTGTCGATGTTACTAATTATGTTTTGCATGAATTAGGACAACCGCTTCACGCTTTTGACGCTGCAAAAATCAACGGAAAAGTAATCGTAAAAACATTGCCAGAAGGAACAAAATTTGTTACGCTTGATGATGTTGAAAGAACATTACACAAAGAAGATTTGATGATTTGCGACGAAAAAGGACCATTGTGTATTGCAGGTGTTTTTGGTGGAAAAAAATCTGGTGTTACTGACGGAACCACTACAATCTTTTTAGAAAGTGCCTATTTTGATGCCGTTAGTATTCGTAAAACAGCCAAAAGACATCAATTGAACACTGATGCTTCATTTAGATTTGAAAGAGGAATTGATCCAACAATTACAGAATATGCACTAAAACGTGCTGCCCTTTTAATTCAGGAAGTAGCTGGTGGAAAAATAACTTCTGATGTTGTGGAAGTTTATCCTAAAAAGGTGGAAGATTTCTCTGTTTTATTGAATTTCAGCCATGTATATAAAATCATCGGACAGGAAATTTCAAAAGATACGATCAAAAAAATATTAGTTTCTTTAGATATCAAAGTAAACAGCGTTTCTGATTCTGGTTTAGGATTAACAATTCCTGCTTACCGTGTTGACGTGCAACGCGAAATAGATGTTATTGAAGAAATCTTGCGTGTTTATGGATACAATAACATTAATTTTTCTAAAAAATTCAATGCAACTGTAGCAAATTCACCGAGAACGGAAGATTACAAAGTACAAAATGTAATTGCCTCTCAGTTGAATTCTCAAGGTTTCCATGAAATGATGGCAAACTCTTTGACAACCGCGGCATACGCAAAACTTTCGACTTCATTAAAAGAAGAGCATAACGTAACGATGTTAAATCCTTTGAGCAGTGATTTATCAACCATGCGTCAATCTTTGTTATTCTCTGGATTAGAAGCGATTTCATACAATATCAATAGAAAAAATGCCGATTTAAAATTATTTGAATTCGGAAAAACCTATCATAAATACCTGACTGGTTACGAGGAGCACAAACACTTGACTTTATTGATTTCTGGAAACAGAAACAAAGAAAGCTGGACTAATTCTCAAAAAACAACAGATTTCTTTTTATTGAAAGGATATGTAAAAGCCATTTTGGCTCGTTTAGGAATTGACAAAATTTCGAATGCACCAGTGCAATCTGATATTTTTTCAGAAGGAACAGCAATTTGCTACAACAATGATACTTTGGTTGAAATGGGCGTAGTTAAAAAGTCTATATTAAAACACTTCGGAATCAAACAAGATGTCTATTATGCTGATTTCAATTGGGATTTAGTTTTGAAAATCATTACTGGAAAAATTAAATACACTGAAATTCCTAAATATCCTGAAGTACGAAGAGATTTAGCGTTGTTGATTGACCAGAGTACGACTTACGAAAGTATTTTCAACTTGGCAAAACAAACGGAAAAATCACTTTTAAAAGACATCAATTTGTTTGATGTTTATGAAGGAAATAAACTTCCAGAAGGCAAAAAATCGTATGCATTGAGTTTTACCATTCAGGATAACACCAAAACGCTAACCGATGCTCAAATTGACAAAATCATGTTGAAATTGCAACAAACTTTTGAAACAGAACTTGGGGCAACTTTAAGATAA
- a CDS encoding TolC family protein: MNIKNLYSTVLIIFLCLSKASAQGVLTIEDATKIALENNFEIRIAKNNSKISETNVTIGNAGILPTVAATVNDNNSVTNSSQTRQDGTTTSLNNAKNNTLSYGVGLNWTVFDGMKMFARLDQLKELQKLGDSELRRTVLIKIVQVNSAYYDLVQQQHQLAALDTTIVISKQRLTLAQNRFSIGKASKLEVLNAQVDLNSDQVALLRQKETYANAKILLNQYLARDPKIDFTVTDLVAVDNAMNLAELSDLAHKQNPAVEAQIINKRIAELQLKQIKADRYPVVNLTSGYNFSENQSSLGFTSQSSSKGFNYGFNARLNIFDGLNQHRNEKVAQMEIENSQIAIDQQNMILDTQLSTAFQTYQTNLGLIDLEEDNVAIAKQNLDITLDKFRIGTITTLDFRTAQLNYVNAKVRYSNAQYQAKLSEIALRELAGNINLN, translated from the coding sequence ATGAACATCAAAAATTTATACAGCACTGTACTAATTATCTTTTTATGCCTTTCGAAAGCAAGCGCACAAGGAGTTTTGACTATTGAAGATGCTACAAAAATCGCTTTAGAAAACAATTTCGAAATTAGAATTGCGAAGAATAATTCAAAAATAAGCGAAACCAATGTTACGATTGGAAATGCAGGAATACTGCCAACTGTGGCCGCTACAGTAAACGACAATAACAGTGTTACAAATTCATCACAAACACGTCAGGATGGAACAACAACTTCATTAAACAATGCAAAAAACAATACTTTAAGTTACGGAGTTGGCCTAAACTGGACTGTTTTTGATGGCATGAAAATGTTTGCACGTCTGGACCAATTAAAAGAACTTCAAAAATTAGGCGATTCAGAATTGAGAAGAACCGTTTTGATTAAAATCGTACAGGTAAATTCAGCTTATTATGATCTTGTACAGCAACAGCATCAATTGGCCGCTTTAGATACTACAATCGTAATTTCTAAGCAAAGATTGACATTGGCACAAAACCGTTTCAGTATTGGAAAAGCTTCAAAACTAGAGGTTTTGAATGCTCAAGTCGATTTAAATTCAGATCAAGTTGCTTTATTAAGACAAAAAGAAACCTATGCAAACGCTAAAATTTTACTAAACCAATATTTAGCACGCGATCCAAAAATTGATTTCACAGTAACCGATTTAGTTGCGGTTGATAACGCTATGAATTTAGCTGAATTATCTGATTTAGCTCATAAACAAAATCCAGCCGTAGAAGCTCAAATCATCAATAAACGAATTGCTGAACTTCAATTAAAGCAAATAAAAGCAGATCGCTATCCTGTTGTAAATTTGACTTCTGGGTATAATTTTTCAGAAAATCAGTCGAGTTTGGGTTTTACGAGCCAGTCATCTTCAAAAGGTTTCAATTACGGTTTTAATGCAAGGTTAAATATATTTGATGGTTTAAATCAGCATCGAAATGAAAAAGTTGCACAAATGGAAATCGAAAATTCACAGATTGCTATTGATCAGCAAAATATGATTTTGGATACACAACTAAGTACAGCGTTTCAAACCTATCAAACAAACTTAGGATTAATTGATTTAGAAGAAGATAACGTAGCAATAGCCAAACAAAACTTGGATATTACGTTAGACAAATTCAGAATCGGAACAATTACAACGCTCGATTTCAGAACGGCACAGTTAAATTATGTCAACGCCAAAGTGCGTTACAGCAATGCTCAATATCAGGCAAAATTATCTGAAATTGCCTTGAGAGAATTAGCTGGAAATATTAATTTAAATTAA
- a CDS encoding sensor histidine kinase — protein sequence MESELYFQAELIKTRIEIKDQTLSEISKELHDNIGQIISVAIMQLNMYHASGKQLQEQELNDLKEILAKSLDEIRILSRIINKDNLLQINFIQAIQLDLERIKKLKKIDYKFNLTGEAPIISQEHDLFIYRIFQEALHNSLKHSRSDLFEVNCTTTATAFHLEIKDFGIGYDSAQINSGLGLNNMKLRAKLIGAQLIMNSSPSGTTVNLEYPLTKNNETEH from the coding sequence ATGGAATCTGAACTCTATTTTCAAGCCGAATTAATCAAAACCCGAATCGAAATAAAGGATCAAACATTAAGCGAGATCAGCAAAGAGCTTCATGACAATATTGGCCAGATTATCTCTGTAGCCATCATGCAGCTCAATATGTATCACGCAAGCGGCAAACAGCTTCAAGAGCAGGAGCTGAACGATCTTAAAGAAATATTGGCCAAATCATTAGATGAAATCAGGATTTTATCCCGAATCATCAATAAAGATAATTTACTGCAGATCAATTTTATTCAAGCCATACAACTCGATTTAGAGCGAATAAAAAAATTAAAGAAGATTGATTACAAATTCAATCTCACTGGAGAAGCCCCAATTATTAGCCAAGAACACGACTTATTTATCTACCGTATATTCCAGGAAGCACTCCACAATAGTTTAAAACATTCTCGCAGCGATTTATTTGAGGTAAATTGCACTACTACAGCTACCGCTTTTCATTTAGAAATAAAGGATTTCGGAATTGGTTATGATAGTGCTCAAATAAATTCGGGATTGGGTTTAAACAACATGAAGCTAAGAGCCAAACTAATTGGCGCGCAATTAATTATGAATTCATCTCCGTCAGGAACAACTGTAAACTTAGAATATCCCTTAACCAAAAACAATGAAACCGAACACTAG
- a CDS encoding response regulator transcription factor, translating to MKPNTSKKIIIVDDHQLFSQSLELLINSFKDFEVINRFENGKVFLSYLNDHPDTEADLILLDVNMPVLDGLSTMKWLKENKPDLKVIALSVNDDEEVIIKMITNGAKGYLLKDTSPEIFKDALTCVIEKGFYFTELVSGMLIKKANNESKKVSLKEKEIVFIKHACTEKTYKEIASEMCLSPKTIDGYRECLFDKLEIKTRIGLVLYAIKNKIVLV from the coding sequence ATGAAACCGAACACTAGCAAAAAAATAATTATAGTCGATGATCATCAGCTTTTTTCGCAATCATTAGAACTTTTGATCAACAGTTTTAAAGATTTTGAAGTCATTAACCGATTTGAAAACGGGAAAGTTTTTCTTTCGTATCTCAATGATCATCCAGATACAGAAGCCGACTTGATTTTATTAGATGTCAATATGCCCGTTTTAGACGGTTTAAGCACAATGAAATGGCTCAAAGAAAACAAACCTGATTTAAAAGTAATAGCCCTTTCGGTAAATGATGATGAGGAAGTGATTATTAAAATGATTACGAATGGCGCCAAAGGTTATTTGCTGAAAGACACTTCGCCCGAAATTTTTAAAGATGCCCTTACATGTGTCATTGAAAAAGGCTTTTATTTTACCGAATTGGTTTCTGGAATGTTGATTAAAAAAGCCAATAACGAATCAAAAAAAGTAAGTTTAAAGGAAAAAGAAATCGTTTTTATCAAACATGCCTGCACGGAAAAAACGTATAAAGAAATCGCCTCTGAAATGTGTTTAAGCCCAAAAACAATTGATGGCTACAGAGAATGTCTTTTTGACAAACTTGAAATCAAAACTCGTATTGGGCTTGTATTGTACGCAATAAAGAACAAAATTGTTCTGGTCTGA